Within the Gossypium raimondii isolate GPD5lz chromosome 12, ASM2569854v1, whole genome shotgun sequence genome, the region CATCATGAGCAGAAGAGAATCGCACCGTGGTTAGGGCAGTCGGACAGTCGTAGTCGCGGTTGAATCGGTAGAAGTAGCGTTGCGCCAGATGACTATAACAGCTGCAGATCTGACACTGTGCCATATGTGGAATGACCACCATGCACATCACTCAGATTTGACTCGGTCATCGCTGTAGCCGAAGGAGCTTCAACCATATTAGCATGCATCGACACATCATGCACCACCCGTGCCTGGCGGCTCTCAAACTCCAACAACACGTCGACTATTTTCTGAAACGGAAGAGTCTCCGATAAGAACGATACCAGAGTCAACACCGCATCAGAGTTCAACAAGAGACTGGCAAGGATAACTTCCACATTTTCGGCCTCCGAAATGATAGATCCAAAAGCCTCAAGCAGAGCACAGGTATTCTGGATCTTGACAATATACTCTTTAACAATTAACTCACATTTCTTGATAGAGTGCAGTTCATGTTTAATACGAGACATCTTAACACCAGTGGAGGTAGCGAAAAGATGATTCATAGTACTCCAGACTTCACATGTCGTTTTACCGGCTATTAAACAAGACAACAAAGAAGCACTAATTGTAAAGGGTAACCAAGAGGCAAGTGATACGGAAatccggatctagacacaagagaaacacaaattagaaataaaacgagaataaataaaattagttaaataataaataaataaataaataaaaaggatagatttgccctatggaaccattggttaacttgtaaccaaaaacgccaatgattgagcggctccctacgaaacccctagaagaagaacctctagaaacaccgatgaacgggaaagaaatttgaatatttgcaactccgaaataccctcgaaaagtaacaaactccaaactaaatagcaagagaagaatcactctactctaaaaaaaatttgcctcacacaaatttgaaagaaaacaaatactcttcttcttttttatccctcccaatgtgtagaaaacaagcctatttataggcaaattacaagagtaattgaatcctaataaaactctttcaagagtaattgaatcctaataaaaactctttaaagagtaattgaatcctaataaaactctttaaaattatctaagaaaataaataaataataacctaaccaataaaattacttaactcataaatgatgtgtcccaaccaatgagaattaagtaaataataataataataatatacataaaaaattaatccaccaatttatgggctttcactattccaagattggtccagtgaattgcattctcgtatttgtcaatgtcacgaacatgatgaattaaatttgtagcaacaaagtcttggacaaaagcattcatctttaattttaattgtcgtgccttgcttcgagtaattagaccactaggaaaaacaaccccttgagtgtcacctccttggctcgtaccattctccccctcttcaagaagattcgtcctcgaatctgaaccaggaagatcaatgcgataagcattgtcatttattttctcaagtacttggaatggtccatctcctcgtgcatcaagtttattctttctcttaaaaggaaatacatcctcaaaatcctacaaaatatcaacaaaacaactagacaaatgtgtattagggttagtcaaaacaaagttttccctaaacctaataattacaaatgtttgttttgtacaatgagcaaatttgatatctcgaaacctagtgaataaactcactttctcatctcgtgacttgtgtgtgcaatcactcaccaatgttgggcctttaagttggcttttaacactaagggcctctttactctcagcctttttcaatgattttacctcacttcccttacccatcttactagcaagtttgagttgatcattgtagacttcttgaggaggaagtggagccaaagtaaacttctttccaaggaatacaaaggtatattggttaaggaaaccatcatgatttactcgtcgatcaaactgccatggtcgtccaagtaatatgtgcccagcttgcattggaacaacattacacaaaactttatcagagtatctaccaatgaaaaatgaaactaagcattgtttagatacttttacctccctactatcattcagccattgcaagtggtatggccttggatgcttcacacaaggtaggccaagtttctcaacaagggaagaacttaccacattggtgcaacttccactatcgatgatcaatgaactaggttgtccaccaatcaaacatctcgtgtggaaaatgttatctctttgttcgcgcccttcctctttaaactggacatttaaagcccttcgagcaacaagtgctttctcactatactccaagtattcttcatactcatcatgagtatgcacatcatcagcatcttccaaaggaggcatctcatcttcgttatcagactcaaaatcaacctcaccatcttctcgaatcaccaatgactttttattagggcattctcgagcatagtgaccccttccttggcatttgaagcaggtaatatcttttggctgcttaatggcaccaggagaagtagaagaagaagatggagcttGATTAAtagaagtagaacctttaaatgaattaggcatacctctatctttggagtaagttctaggctcatttggcttgaaccgtgcatctctcccattccacaatttatcatcttgtttttgccaatttTCTCTCCAAACAGGATTAGAAACTGAACTAGCACCCCTCGGTGTCCCTTTATTTCGTAATTActtttcaatggtgagtgcggtttgaagcatctcttcaacatccatgtagtgttgtaactcaactcgatttgcaatctcaggctttaggccggcaaggaatctagccatagttcctcagcctcttcaacaagagtggctctaatctgaatagtctccatctctttgtagtagtcatcgacagatctatctccttgaacaagatgttggagcctttgatggagttctcgataatagtatggtggaacaaaccgttttcgcaagatgcgcttcatttcaacccaagtagtaacaggttgctctctataaagaatcctgcttttacataattgattccaccatgttagtgcataattAATGAACTCAATGACAACAGatgttacctttttctcatcagagtaattgtaacaagcaaagactgcttccatcttttcctcccaatcaaggtaagcatcaggatcattcttccctgagaaagaaggaaattttggtttgggggtgtCATTGTTTCGTTCCACCCTTTCTTTAGGTACATACTcggactcaaagtcatcatcaaaaacatggtcctcccttcatttaaaagttcgatctcgcgaatttgatcggcttataaaggcttcgttcaacttcttgtaattatcggcaatgtatctctcttgagttgtaagttttgtatcaagatactccctttgctcttgtaACATCTGGGTCATGCGATGTTCGACTTGAGTTTgtaactttttcatctctttttgtaacaactcgaccaaaTGATCGTTATCTCTTTTttgatcatcctcttcatttttactagtttgggatctagtgatcggcatggtatctgtgaaaaaatcacacaaacaggaacaagaaaaaaaaataataacctcactcgttagctctcaaaagaataactctctgaatgattcaaaacttgtaaatatgtttggagagggttactaatcaagatcaaataatggaggtgcaaacttcaaagaaacaatgaagatcCTAATTGCTTtaagaggccaataaacttgacgaagcaatttgtaatggaggctacacggatgaaggaattgtgcgtgcctttaatatctgctaacacaagaagaaacaaagtgttagaaaacgtaagagaaacaaaaaaaaacgtagacctgcaacgatccctaactctagagtcaaagaaaagctttaataagaagaaaacttaagaaaactctacccaatttaaaggaaaacaaaaatcggaaacgtttggtgtcttaagattttcaaaaattgaagctttaattatacttgagtcaagaaaagaaggggaaaaaaaatcaattttgggaaaaaataaaataaaaataataacaataataggaaaaaaagaaacctacgtatgaaaggtaggcaactttttttttgcgctttttttgctttttgcttttttttttgcgctttttactctctcttttttgcgcttttttgctttttttgtttttttaaagaataagaggagaatAAACACAAACTTCACAAAAAAGAGAATCGAAGAAACCGATGAAAAGTGTTTTAGGTATTTTGACTCGTTTCGGATTTGATTTTAGCTTCGAAAATAACACCGAATGGCCTAAATCTGATACCAACTGATACGGaaacccggatctagacacaagagacacacaaattagaaataaaacgagaataaataaaaattagttaaataataaataaataaataaataaataaataaaaaggatagatttgccctatggaacccttggttaacttgtaaccaaaaacgccaatgattgagcggctccctacgaaacccctagaagaagaacctctagaaacaccgatgaacgggaaagaaatttgaatatttgcaactccgaaataccctcgaaaagtaacaaactccaaactaaatagcaagagaagaatcactctactctaaaaaaaaatttgcctcacacaaatttgaaagaaaacaaatactcttcttcttttttatccctcccaatgtgtagaaaacaagcctatttataggcaaattacaagagtaattgaatcctaataaaactctttcaagagtaattgaatcctaataaaactctttaaagagtagttgaatcctaataaaactctttaaaattatctaagaaaataaataaataataacctaaccaataaaattacttaactcataaatgatgtgtcccaaccaatgagaattaagtaaataataataataatatacataaaaaattaatccaccaatttatgggctttcactattccaagatttgtccagtgaattgcattctcgtatttgtcaatgtcacgaacatgatgaattaaatttgtagcaacaaagtcttggacaaaagcattcatctttaattttaattgtcgtgccttgcttcgagtaattagaccactaggaaaaacaaccccttgagtgtcacctccttggctcgtatcagcAAGTAACTTATCTTGTTGAACAAACAAGGACGCATCTGGATTTCGAGTCAGAACACCATCCTAAGATGCCACAAATCTAGGCGGAGCAGGTAACATGCCTTCTGAAAAACCTTGCAACTCATATCCTTCTATGATTAATCGAACATGTTACTTCCATTGCACAAAATTTCCTTCATCTAATTTCACGGTGTCATGACGAGGGAAAGACTGAATCAAACACGAGTTGGAAAAAGTCAGGCTAGTATGATCAACAGAAGTAGAATCTGTTGAATTAGCCATGGATCGGTAACGGAAGCAGGCACCAGGAAATTAGGCGACTGATACCATGTTAGATACTATACTATTTCATAAGAACAGAGAACAAATTGAGAGAGATAAATTTACTGAGGAAATTACTTAGTATTCTTTATCTAATTGAATTAGTACAATGCTAATGTTTATATACTTGTATATGAGTAACTGCTGCTAACCAACTACATACCAGACTAAGAAACAGAATGATATAACAGACTAACAATCTCTATATTCTAACACTGAAAAAGTCAGTTTCCTAGATACAAGAGGCACTCCAGAATATCTCACAAGAAGCTGACCAATATTGAACCCAGTAATGCTTCTTATAAGCTCAACCTCCTCTTCAAAAATACCAGTAACAAATAGCTCACTTTTTGAAGCATTAGCCTACAGCCTAGAATACCTATAAAACTCCTCCAGTAAACACCAAATACCAACTACCGAGTCAAAAGAACCCTTGGCAAATATAAGAAGATCATCTGCAAGGGATAGATGAGAAATCTTAACACGGAGACATTTAGGATGATACTTGAAAACACCACATTGAGCTGCCTCTTCTAAAATCCTGGACAGGGCATTCATTGCAACCACAAAGAGATAGGGAGACAAAGGATCTCCCTGTCTGATTCCTCTTTCCCCtctaaaaaaaagataaagcccctcattaaaagaaatgaaaagttacaaaatagtcactaaattattcaattttatcttttttatcaCCCAATTATCTTAGATTTTTTAGTGCTTTCCAATTTAATACGTTAGTCAGCGGTGATTTTtgaaagacaaaattaaatagttgagtgaccattttataacttttattaaaaaaaacaccatAACTAGGTGACTACTAATATAGtttacccatttatttttttattgatttgttttagATTTAGGCGGTCAGTTGGGTTTATAATTGAACTTGTTTTTCTCTGTTTGGGCTAAGAATTTTTGTcccaaaacattttaaaaaaccGATTCTCAATTTGCAATCCGACCGCAATTTAAAATGGTTTCTCCAAACCAATACCCTACCTAGTCTTGATTCAACTAGTCTTACCAACAAATTTGGTCCAATTTAAACAGCAATGCTGTCAAGAATATatgaataacaaaaaaaaaaaagcttaaaagGCTGTTCCTTGGTCCTACTTTGGTTCATACATAGATTCTCAGCAGTCAACGCATTTTAACATACACCAGTTTTGACTGAGCAATGCCTCTTCTCTCAAGACTCTTTTCAAAATGTCAAGGCAATGATCTCACCAAACAAAGCAACCCCAGAATCCAACACTCCAGAAAAAAAACAATgtaatacatacatacatgcaaacatacatacatacaaagCTACTATCAACCCTGCAATTAGACCACAAATTTCACACTACATGCACatataatttaccctatacACTCTTTCAACTTATCCACAcgtagtttaaaaaaaattttatgatattgaGTGACGCCTTCTCCTTTGGAACAAGAAACGAGATTCTGCATTTGGTTTACTCCCTATTGGCTTCAAATTATTGATCCTGAATAACGAGTTGAGTTGCTTGCTTAATTTCTTAGTGAATGATTTGAATATCTTGTTAGCAGGGTGTGACCTTACCAGCTCTTGTTTCATTGACACATGATCTTTTTCTAAATCCGTTAGCCTCATCCTCATCCTTGCCACTTCGAGTTTCAGCTCTCGGTTTTCTCGTCTGACCGACGCGTAGTTGTCTCTAGGCGAGATGGCTCCACTCCCTGCACCACTGCTCGATCGTTGAGGGAACTGGCTGTTGATTGTGCCAAAAAAGAATTGGTTGTGACCTCCGTTCATCGCGTTCCGGAGCCTGATTTGCTCGAAATATAACACCTGGACCGCCATTTGTACAGGTAACCTTTCGTTCTGTGCTGCATGACTACAAGCTTCTTGTGATAATTTCTGACAGTCTATTGTTTTGCATAGTCTATAGCGTTCTGAGTCCTTTATGTTCGGATGAACCTGTAAAACAGATAGCTTAATGTTAAACTTAGTCTATGGAATTTGTGGACTATTTAGTACTTTCTTGTGAGACGATCACCTTGAGGAAGATATCGACGGCTCGGTATAGCCCGTCGCTAATGATCCGAGCATGATCAGGAAGTAACTCTGCAAGTGCTATGAATTTTGATGGCAACAAGTTTGTGTCCAGTGCAATTTCTGCAAGGAAAGTGTCAAGTAACTTGGATACTTTGAGGATTGAACTTTGTTTTGGGGATCCAGGACTGTCAAAATCATATGCCATTTCACTTTCATCTCTCATGCGATTATCttcatcatcatcctcatccAAGTTCAAAAATATGGAGAAGATCCTCAAGATCGACTCCGTATCATACATGGTTCCATGATTGTTACCATATGAATTAGCTGGTATAAGGATATCTTCAAGGATTGCCTGGTCTAGTTGCAGGCCTATCCTCCTCTCTAGATCAGATCTGCATGAAGTGGATGCTGATGAAGCTATTGCAGTTTTCAGTAAACTGGACAGGAAAGCCATGGGAACTGAGCTCCTCCTTGATTGAGTTGGCAGTAAGCTAACCATGGCTTCAACAATGACCCTTTGTTTCTTTTGCAGTTCCATGTCCAACAGGCTTCCCCTTACAATGTGAGGGTCCCTAATGACCAGGCCTTGAAGAGAATTATGGGtgtaatttatcaaaatcttGCTGATCATATCCTGTTTTAGACCCTTAGACTTCACGGCCGTTAAAACTCGTTCGAAGAACTCAAGATTAAGAACCGACAGTGACTTTCCCCACCAGTCAGATGGCGTTTCCGGTTCGATGTTTGGCATAGTTTTCATTGGAAAGTTGTGATCAAGTTTAAGTAAGCCTGAAGCAAGCTGCTCTTTGCATGCATTATTGGCAATTGCATTGATAAGCCTATTAACCAAGTTGATCTCTTCGGATACAGGCGAGAGGCATTCGCAACGGTGAAGAACAGATATCGAGTTTGATATGTTCGGGAGTACCGTGTCCTTCAGATACGCTTCTGTACGAGCTTCCAAGTTCTTCTGCACAAACTCTTCCGTCATTTCCAAAAAATGCGCTGCACATCGTAACATCGCGACGTTCGATAATGTAATCTCGATATTTATTCCATAGCAGAACTTTGCAGCTAGCTCAAATGCTTCCGGTCCACCAGGAATCAAAGAGAGATTCATACGCGAAATCGTTGCATCCTTTGCTTCGATCAACAGTCTACGAATTCGTCCACTCCGAGAAACTAGAGGGaactgaaaacaaaatttacaaatcacAATGGTGCAACAAATTCTTGGTCACAAAGGTAAACATCTTTCAAACACCATATACATAGACAACATGATAGATTAAATATTACCTTGTGAAGTGCAAAGCTTGATGCTCCTATTTCAATGGTAACATCACTAGAAACATCAGAAATAGGCCTGCAAGATTGAAAAAACTAGGTCAAAGCATATTGCATAGAGACTAAAGCTATAAAACGaaacaagaacaaaaacaaaaaatttaaacgaCAGataaatgaaattctacatGCTTGTTAGTGCCAAAAATTTAGATATCATGACGTTTTGTTTGGCATAGTCCTGCAATCCCATGCTTGAACTCATTAATTTCCCCACTGCTTCAGTCAATATGTAAATTCCATTGAACATCTCaatcaatagaaaaaaaaaactatatttgGTTCCATGGTTGGACAAGGAGGACCCATGTGGGAAAACTAACAACTCAATAATTATAGCATGAGTGGtggtaaaaattttcaaaaaaaaaacaagcatTGAAGAACTGGTTTTAGTTGTGGAAGTGGAAAACAAGTAAACTATTTCACTTTCTTTCATGGATATGAATTGCTAGGAACCAAATGGGACCCTTAGTTTGTGTTGGATAGATGTGTgtgttttttgttgttttatggGAGAATATATCAATAGGGCAGCTTATGAGAATTTTATAAGAACACATCCTCAAATCCGACAATCTAGCCTCGTGGTACCATTACTTGGTATGGAAGAATTCTGAGGCCAAGATCTTAAGCTCAAAGGGGTTAATCTGTCACAGTCAAACATGTCAGTATTCCAGGGCTTATCAACAACTAGTGCtgtctaattttaatttacttgagGGACCTTATATGAACATGATAATTGACTGAAATCAAacttttaagaaaagaaaaagctgaAATTCATGTACTTCTGATAACAGTTAGTTCTTTCAgattattggaaaaaaaaaattattatagaaagaaaaagattgcaCTCTTTGCATAAAATTATGAACCTAGGAAATAATACAAAGCAAGATATATCTTCTGTTGATCTGTTCTTGTCAGATATGAAGAATGAAGTTGGAAAACAtcattttcacaattaaatgaaaaatctgAAACTGTCTGACAAGTAAAACTCAATGGtctaaactcaattaaacagtaagattttttcaaagtttaatatattaaatgcaAAAACAACCCACCAACTTAAATTCTAGTGAAAATCACTCtgcaacaaaataagaacaagaaGGTTACCATTCGGTGGCAGCATGCCTTATAGTTGAACTTGGACGAAAAGATCTCTTCCCAGATATACTTGTTTTAAGTTCACCAACTGTAACAACACCCATCTTCACAAAAACCTGGAAAAAGCTCAGATTTTTAGCCTTAAGAAAGTTGTAATCTTTGGCAAAATATCTCTTTTTTGTCAGTTCAATACTTCATGGTTTGTGCTGCTGACAGGTGGTTTAAAGATTGTATTATGAAAGAGGAAGGGGTGGATTATGGAGTGAGGTAAAAGTCACATGAATTCATGCAGGATTAAAGGGTGGTAATggcttttaaaatatactttttttaatgaGTGTTAATGTAGAGAATATGCCTAATCTAAAGTTTTAACTATGAACTTTTCGGTGAAAGCCAGTGAGAAGGTGGCCTTTTTCTTTTACATGGTGTTTTTGTttatgaagaagaaagaaaaaaaaatattgcagGAATCCTGAAGGGTTGCAGTGCTTTTTGGGGATATAATCATGGCTATTGAAA harbors:
- the LOC105762655 gene encoding BTB/POZ domain-containing protein At1g03010 isoform X1, giving the protein MKESEIVYLFSTSTTKTSSSMLVFFLKIFTTTHAIIIELLVFPHGSSLSNHGTKYSFFFLLIEMFNGIYILTEAVGKLMSSSMGLQDYAKQNVMISKFLALTSMPISDVSSDVTIEIGASSFALHKFPLVSRSGRIRRLLIEAKDATISRMNLSLIPGGPEAFELAAKFCYGINIEITLSNVAMLRCAAHFLEMTEEFVQKNLEARTEAYLKDTVLPNISNSISVLHRCECLSPVSEEINLVNRLINAIANNACKEQLASGLLKLDHNFPMKTMPNIEPETPSDWWGKSLSVLNLEFFERVLTAVKSKGLKQDMISKILINYTHNSLQGLVIRDPHIVRGSLLDMELQKKQRVIVEAMVSLLPTQSRRSSVPMAFLSSLLKTAIASSASTSCRSDLERRIGLQLDQAILEDILIPANSYGNNHGTMYDTESILRIFSIFLNLDEDDDEDNRMRDESEMAYDFDSPGSPKQSSILKVSKLLDTFLAEIALDTNLLPSKFIALAELLPDHARIISDGLYRAVDIFLKVHPNIKDSERYRLCKTIDCQKLSQEACSHAAQNERLPVQMAVQVLYFEQIRLRNAMNGGHNQFFFGTINSQFPQRSSSGAGSGAISPRDNYASVRRENRELKLEVARMRMRLTDLEKDHVSMKQELVRSHPANKIFKSFTKKLSKQLNSLFRINNLKPIGSKPNAESRFLFQRRRRHSIS
- the LOC105762655 gene encoding BTB/POZ domain-containing protein At1g03010 isoform X3 → MGVVTVGELKTSISGKRSFRPSSTIRHAATEWPISDVSSDVTIEIGASSFALHKFPLVSRSGRIRRLLIEAKDATISRMNLSLIPGGPEAFELAAKFCYGINIEITLSNVAMLRCAAHFLEMTEEFVQKNLEARTEAYLKDTVLPNISNSISVLHRCECLSPVSEEINLVNRLINAIANNACKEQLASGLLKLDHNFPMKTMPNIEPETPSDWWGKSLSVLNLEFFERVLTAVKSKGLKQDMISKILINYTHNSLQGLVIRDPHIVRGSLLDMELQKKQRVIVEAMVSLLPTQSRRSSVPMAFLSSLLKTAIASSASTSCRSDLERRIGLQLDQAILEDILIPANSYGNNHGTMYDTESILRIFSIFLNLDEDDDEDNRMRDESEMAYDFDSPGSPKQSSILKVSKLLDTFLAEIALDTNLLPSKFIALAELLPDHARIISDGLYRAVDIFLKVHPNIKDSERYRLCKTIDCQKLSQEACSHAAQNERLPVQMAVQVLYFEQIRLRNAMNGGHNQFFFGTINSQFPQRSSSGAGSGAISPRDNYASVRRENRELKLEVARMRMRLTDLEKDHVSMKQELVRSHPANKIFKSFTKKLSKQLNSLFRINNLKPIGSKPNAESRFLFQRRRRHSIS
- the LOC105762655 gene encoding BTB/POZ domain-containing protein At1g03010 isoform X2, with the protein product MKESEIVYLFSTSTTKTSSSMLVFFLKIFTTTHAIIIELLVFPHGSSLSNHGTKYSFFFLLIEMFNGIYILTEAVGKLMSSSMGLQDYAKQNVMISKFLALTSMPISDVSSDVTIEIGASSFALHKFPLVSRSGRIRRLLIEAKDATISRMNLSLIPGGPEAFELAAKFCYGINIEITLSNVAMLRCAAHFLEMTEEFVQKNLEARTEAYLKDTVLPNISNSISVLHRCECLSPVSEEINLVNRLINAIANNACKEQLASGLLKLDHNFPMKTMPNIEPETPSDWWGKSLSVLNLEFFERVLTAVKSKGLKQDMISKILINYTHNSLQGLVIRDPHIVRGSLLDMELQKKQRVIVEAMVSLLPTQSRRSSVPMAFLSSLLKTAIASSASTSCRSDLERRIGLQLDQAILEDILIPANSYGNNHGTMYDTESILRIFSIFLNLDEDDDEDNRMRDESEMAYDFDSPGSPKQSSILKVSKLLDTFLAEIALDTNLLPSKFIALAELLPDHARIISDGLYRAVDIFLKVHPNIKDSERYRLCKTIDCQKLSQEACSHAAQNERLPVQMAVQVLYFEQIRLRNAMNGGHNQFFFGTINSQFPQRSSSGAGSGAISPRDNYASVRRENRELKLEVARMRMRLTDLEKDHVSMKQELDQ